One window of the Takifugu rubripes chromosome 13, fTakRub1.2, whole genome shotgun sequence genome contains the following:
- the tlnrd1 gene encoding talin rod domain-containing protein 1: MATGGSGKSSSEGSGNAASCGLQHRKRLSSICDTCKGKMQLVADLLLLSSETRPVMTSEGAAVADTFEQCRDTVIARTKELSILTHDIQSQLNMGRFTEVGDRLLEMTDLVVSLTECSAHAAYLAAVETPGSQPCLPGLVDRYKVTRCRHEVEQSCSLLRVTGLQDLTPQLLLELSQNISTNLKTLTDISSLASDRSRDRFAKDQFKLSVKSMSTSGTAFLACVKEVKTQPSELTRNRCVLFSAPLVQAVNALVGFATEPHFLGRAASICVEGKGVQTAVLGGAMSVVSACVLLTQGLRDVAQHPDSSSRMADYRERLRNSACAVSDGCTLLSQALRERSSPRTLPPVNSHSVN; the protein is encoded by the coding sequence ATGGCCACTGGTGGTTCTGGTAAATCGTCCAGCGAGGGATCCGGGAACGCGGCGAGCTGTGGGCTACAGCACAGGAAGCGCCTGTCGTCCATCTGCGACACGTGCAAAGGGAAGATGCAGCTGGTGgccgacctgctgctgctgtccagcgAGACCCGGCCCGTGATGACCTCGGAGGGGGCCGCCGTGGCCGACACCTTCGAGCAGTGTCGCGACACGGTCATCGCCAGGACCAAGGAGCTGTCCATCCTCACGCACGACATCCAGAGCCAGCTCAACATGGGCCGCTTCACCGAGGTGGGAGACCGTCTTCTGGAAATGACTGACTTGGTGGTGTCCCTGACCGAGTGCTCGGCCCACGCCGCCTACCTGGCGGCCGTGGAGACCCCCGGCTCCCAGCCCTGCCTGCCCGGCCTGGTGGACCGCTACAAAGTGACCCGGTGTCGGCATGAAGTGGAGCaaagctgcagcctcctgcgGGTCACCGGCCTGCAGGACCTGACCCCGCAGCTCCTACTGGAACTTTCCCAAAACATCTCCACCAACCTCAAGACTCTGACggacatctcatcgctggcgaGCGACCGGTCCAGGGACCGCTTCGCCAAGGACCAATTCAAGTTGAGCGTGAAGAGTATGAGCACCAGTGGCACGGCCTTTCTGGCCTGTGTCAAAGAGGTGAAAACCCAGCCCAGCGAGCTGACCAGGAACCGCTGCGTCCTGTTCAGCGCTCCTCTGGTCCAGGCCGTCAACGCCCTGGTGGGCTTCGCTACCGAGCCTCACTTCCTGGGCAGGGCCGCTAGCATCTGCGTGGAAGGCAAGGGTGTCCAGACGGCGGTGTTGGGCGGGGCCATGAGCGTGGTCTCGGCGTGCGTCCTCCTCACTCAGGGCCTGAGGGACGTGGCCCAGCATCccgacagcagctccaggatggCCGACTACCGCGAACGCCTTCGCAACTCGGCGTGCGCCGTGTCCGACGGCTGCACGCTGCTCTCACAGGCCCTCCGGGAACGCTCATCTCCACGGACCCTCCCGCCGGTCAACTCGCATTCTGTGAATTAA